TGACGGATTTCTTtacaaataaatatttaaaaaaaataaacaaatatacgTTGTGGGGTAGTGACTTGTGGGATACATTCTCCAGTTACCTTGTTAGGTATAAGTTGCCTTCGGCCAAGAGCGGATCTTATTAGGTGGTACCCAACAGTCAGAGGGTTTTAACTATACCACAGACCAAATCACTGCCCATCTGCTCCTGTCTTCCAGTTTACCTCCTCTCACCTACTCCAATAATCCACAACAGTTTGACTGGGTGTGAACTAATTTACAGTCGAATACACTGATTCTACACGTTTTGCTTCAATTTACACAGTCCACCTGTAATTACTGTACTGGTATATACTTGTCTCTCATTGAGTTTATTAATATGTGGGAAAATATAATATACAGGACATTCCAAAGTTATCACTACAGAGATGTTTAACTTTGTTAAAAATTTATTTTGAATTCTTAAAACTAACATTTACATGAAATCGATGGAAAGCACACTTGTCAGATAGAAAAATGTATGTTCAGTCCAAACTGACTAAGAGTTAAGCACAAGTATTTCAAAAGAACACAACATACATTTCACAGAATAGACTGGTCTCATTCCTTGTTTGCACTGAAAGTGTCATAAATCAACCCTGAGGTTCACGACCACGTTGATTACAAAAGGGAAAAGCAACAGGGAAACCTagtgcagcactgttctccttgAGAGGAGTCTACTGATAGTATGGCCGGTAGCGGGActgatcagggtggtgaggtCCAGGCATCTGACCCTGAGGGGGACCTTGCATCCGTGGGGGAGGGGGCCCCCTCGGGGCAGGCCACATCCCAGGACTGAGCCCTCCTGGCTGGTTGAAAGGAGGGCTCATGgttccctggtcctcagggaactGCTGCATGGAGTTAGGGTTGtagtggtggggtggaggggcatTGACGGGAGGACCCCCGTGTTGaggtggggggcctgggggagggtggTTCATGTAGGGGGGCATCTGACCCATAATATGTCCcggaggaggggtgatgggagGGGGCGCAGAGGacatgggtggaggaggggcctgATTATAAACCATGTGGGGTGTTCCGGAACCCTGTGGAGGGTGTTGCATTGGGTGGTTgatgggaggtgggggaggaggaggagggccatAATGCTGCTGCGGGGGTGCCATCATGTGGTGTGGGTGGGACACTACAGGCTGGCCTGGGTAGTccccagggtggtggtggggagggggagccgAGCCGGGCCCAGGTGGAAGGGCATctctagaggaggaggaggagccagagtcGTCCTGGATGGGCACAGTGATGAGGTTACTGTGTTTGCGCGTGGTCACCGTGGCGATGCGGAACGTCTCCTGGCCAAGGGCTCGGGCGCCCATGTCTCCGGAGGAAGGGGGCGGGGCATCGTGGGAGGCAGGCGGCGGCTGACCGTAGGGGTCGtggagcgggggagggaggtgaacgTGGGCCTTGGGCAGGTGGGGCGGAGGCACGCGGAAGCGGTCGGGCACCTCGGAGGCCGGGGGCAGATGCACCGGCTCGGGGCGGCCGCCCCCGGACTTGGCCGCTCGCATGTGGCGGTGGTTAACGTGGGCCTGCAGGTCCCGCTGGGACAGGTAGGTGCGTTTGCAGCCCTGCACGATGCTGCACATGTAGAGGGAGCCTCGCAGACACTGCTCGATGCGCTGGACGGGGTCTGTGCAGCTGTACATGTTAAGACTGAACGTAGGAGAAACAAGGCACCGTTTAGGGGCACATGCAGAGAAAGCAGAGACACAATGGTGCCATCTTTATTTCTAAAACAACACACTGACTACTGTTCTTACCCTGGACACATCTTGTCTCCCTTTTTCTCATGAAGTAACGCACAATCGTAGCAAAACACATGTTTGCATGGGATCTATAGAAGTCAGTCAGATAATGCGCTTGTTAGATGAGGCATGTGAAAAACAACTGCTATATCAAATTAAATCTATAAAACCCATACCATCCGTCCATATATCCTTACAGGGAGACCACATTTGTCACAGAAGTGAGCAGGAACATCATCCTTTTCACCAATTAAGTTCAACTGTTAGAAAAAAAGTATACGTTACTAACAAGAAGATCGTTTTAGAAGCAGACATTATGACCAAATCAACAATGAGGACAGAGCTGGATTTTGAAGAGAAAATACCTTATAGTCCCAAAACATTTGCTGGGGGAACCTACGCTGACTAGCAAACACATCACCAGCTTTGGTACCACAGTcaaacctctcctctccttgctTAAAGCCGAAGTTCTctgaagaaagaaaaataacacATTCTAAGTAAAGTCCTTCTTACACTGAATAAAccacaaacagaaaacaaacacataacaCCATACCTTCATCCCCAGCAGACGGTTTTGACGGCAACCGGCTCATGGGCCTCTGGCTCCGGGGGGCAGGTTTGATTCTGATGGGCTGTTTGGATATTAGTTTGATGGGGATTCGTCTGCGCACATCTGGGCCCCCCAAACTGCCCGAGCCATCCGTGCCTTGTAAGTCATTGTCTGTGTAAAGACACGTGTAACCCATATTAACTTGTGAATTATCAATGCACACTGTCTTACCATCCCAAGCAGCTACATGACAATATCGGTTGACCCACACAAATTATAATTATTGCATCTCTATAGTTTGCAACATTACTAGATGATACAAGAGTCTATCTTAAGTTAGTAAATTTGTCAACATCTTGACAGTCCACAAAATCTTGTGACGGACAAAACACGCACATGAAGGTTCACTGAGCCAAACTGTGAAAAtcatgcagtccatttactgGGAAGACCAGAACCAGGTAGCTGAGTCATATTGCTGGACGTTTAGCCCATCTTACGAGCTTGCAATTATAATATGTTACTACATATTTTCTTTGTAAAAGGAACCTTGCAAATACGTTTTATCGGATTTACCTTTCTTAAATGCAGCAACTTTGCTAGCTGGCTAATAGCTAGTGCTAGCAAGCTCCACGGTAAAAAGGCCTTAAGAGTCATTTAGCAAGTGATACTCGGAAACTTCAGCATTATAATATTTATTTGAATTCTGATTTAGAATAAGTTTATTCTAGACATGTAAATGAATGCATACTTAGCAAACTAGATAATTAAACACGTTTTAGTAGCGATTTTAGAAGTTGGTATTACGCTTACCATTCTGATCCATGATCCAGTAGAGACGCACTGCACTGTGGGATAGCTCGCTGGTAAAGGGCGGGGAGAGTTCAGCTTCTACAGGAAAGTAGTATGTTGCAAACCCCAGTATTGAGAATATACCTAGAATGGAATAAAACAGTTTGTTATTTGATTATCATTCTCTTCTGACCAATGTATACATGTCAGAAAATTATATGAGTTCGTGTCGGCACGTATCAATATTTTCTACTTTAAAAGTAAGAAAACATTACTATTTGCAAgaccattgaaagtgtttgTTATATTGTAATATTTCGTTTggcataaaaaaaataaaaataaatacacaatAGCTGAACGTATCTTAATTATCTTTCTGAAGTAAAGGCGCGCCCCCGTGCATTAAGCGGTCTGCTGCGCGCTCCCGCCGCAGTATTCGCCATTTTGATTCGAAAATATGAGTTTTTCCTGCCTTGCATGCAAGAGTTGAGATAACGGTTGGACTTAAAATTTTACGGTAACGAATGTAATAGAGTATTTCGTTTTTGATGTAATACACGAGGTAGCTATTTATGTGAGTAAACTGCTTAAATGTTGATAAAACGTATTTCAAATGCACTGGGCTGACATATAGCTACTACTGGTTCAGCCTGACCCATCAAAACAAATCACGTTTTGGCTAgcttagcaagctagctacctTATAGCCACGGTGACGTTATGTCCGCTAGTTAAGATAGCAACAAACAAGTGGATTGCAAGGTTTCAACTGTTAAGGTAGGTTTTAGAGGACCTATGATGTACTGCTCTAAACAGCCATAGTTGTCTTACTTTGACTAGTGATAGCTGAATTTGTGATGCGTTATCGTTGGGTTAGCGACGCAAACTAGCCAACGTTAGCCAAAGCAACTTACTGAGCTAGCTCTACTTAGTTGGCTAGCAAAGTTAACTGTGTTGTGATAGCTCGGAGACGATCTGATTCAACCCGTCCGTGGACTTTATGGTAGCATGCTAGTCTtaagatagctaggctaactacgaACTAGTGTCCAGGTAACAATCTAACatgaatgtttgtgtttgttggtgtactgtagatgttccgATTTTACTTGGAGTATTGCTACGATATTAATCGTCTAACTTGTAATAATGTAGCTAGCTACCAATACTCTGCTAACTACGAACTAGCTACCTTACCATAATAGTAAGGCACCTCAAATTAGGAAAATGTCAGAAATGCGTGGGGTTGCTTGTCAACAACGGTAGTCATTCAGATGGCTATCTAACATAATAACTCTAAAATTAGTAGATAGTAGATTACCTAGATTATGTAGTTAACGTTagatagctagctctagctaaatGTATTATGGCTACCTAATGGCCTAGTTGGCTAGTAGCTAGCTATATAAAAGGCAGTTGGTGTTCAGCCATTTAAAAGAAGTTAGGTACGTCAACTAACGTAAGCATTATCCAATGATACGATCAAAATTAGCATAGATTTGTACTATTGAGGGTAAGAAAACCCGTAGTATTGGCCGGCACTGGTTCGTAgtgaagtaaacagaaatgtgaGCTCCCACGACAGGGATATTGAAGTGCTTTTCTAGTCAAGGCCACAACATATCAGTTTACGTTTTTTGAACACACTTGAGTCTCCATACATTGTCATTACCAATTTAAAATAATCCACAGGGATGCTCTTTCAAATCACCTATTGTGGAATGGTTGAAGAGTTGActatttaaatgtttgtttgttccCTTTTTAGTCAGTTCACTCAACACACCACGTTTGTTCATGTTATGTTGGGATTGTGTCCCCCAGTCCGCCCTCTTCATGGAAAAACCTGTGCATAACCTTTTGAGGAATGTTGTGGTAACTTAACTAGCCatagctatatatatatactgtactaaGTAGTCGACCATAGTGCACTGTCAGGCAATAACATACTTTGTGTGTAAGTGGCTAGCATTTACATGGATGAATCAAATCAAGGTGTATTTACCATAAAGGTTTTAGTCAAGTCTGCTGTCTGAttgcattttctcaaaggccTTTCTTCGACTTGCCAAATTCAGATCACTGTTGGGCCATAACATCCACTTGCTTGCTCTCCAACATTGTTCCTCTTTTCAACATTTATGCTATTCACCAGTGGACTTCTTTGTTGAGGTTGCCCCCGGTGAGTTCTATTTTAGATAAAAAGTCAGGCTTTCCTGTTTAGTATCCATGGGGAGCACTctgtgttattgttgcacttgtGTGTGCTTTGTAAATGTATGCCAGATGGTTGCTGTCGCACGTGCAGGCCAGGGTCGTCAcacgaagaaagaaaaaaggaaaatggAGGAAGCATTTATATTTCCTTTTTTAGTGTTGTGTGATGGGCAGTCAGTGTCAAGTCTTTCGAGGAGGCAACCACACTAGATTTAGTCACTGCTGATATGTTAGCAGTCTCTGCACTGCATTATCATGACAAGATATTAACAGTTGAAGTAGGACGACCTACAACAACATTTTGCGTCTGGCTTGTCTTTTTAGCAGTGCAATGCTAAAACCAAGCATCTGCAAACagacctagctagctaaccagggTCTTGAGTGGGTTAAGAATACAGTGTGCATGCATTGCACCGGATGCAAATGCTGCGTGTGGTTGTTGTGGAGCGCTACATGCTACTCTGTTTTACGCTGCGTGACCTCGTCTGTACTGAGTGTGGGGAACTTGTTGCTTGACGGTGCGCCCAGAGTAAAGCAAAGTGCCAGCCCTGTCTTTAAATAGACCTATGTATAGCCTATCCATCTATGTATGAATAGTACGGGTCAGTTGTAGAGGAAAGTATCTCTTGCGCAAAACATATGACTTAAGCCACTAACACAATCCAGGGGCAGGCACCTGAGTTGAACAAGACTTTCTAGGCTGGATATATTCTAAACCAGGCTTATTTGTTTGTGACTCGCACCATTGTCTGCAAACAAGTCTGAACTCCATTTCTACGGCTGTCAGTTCCTCATTGTTCCTGTTTTTAGTTCCGAGCATCAGGCTTATTTAGTTTATTTAGGCTACATCTGGTAACGAGGTACTGTCTCGACTTATGTAAAATAGGCAAGTCACTACTGGTTTGTCAGGTCATTTTGTCATAGAAACAAGTTGACTTGGGTTTAGGCTCCCTGAAGCAAATATTACATAAATCAACGCCTTTATTGTCAAGTGATTTTTACTGCCTGTCTACAACTAGAAAGCTTTGCCCCAACTGAATGACTAATAACAAAAACTGTCAAAGCTAAGTTCCTACAGGTCTTTTAAGACACACGGCATAGTGTGCGCTAGGTCAGAGGTTTTAGTCAGAGGTTACATTAGAACAAATTgacactgtgtcctctctcgctctcgctgtcCTTCGCCTCCATCTTTTAAGCGCTCCCTACTGCGCagagtttgtgttttttgtcgAGATCTCCCCATGAACTGCCAGTGAAGCTTCTGGAAGGAAACATaactgctctgtctctctctctgtctctcgctctctctcaggttATGGTGAGTCCTTTTGTGTCTCTGCTACTAAGGAGGCCTGTGTTCTAAGAGGAGACCCATGCTGATAAATGCCAGGCCTCGCCACGCTCTCTGCCGtctgcacaaacacaaatgcctgcctgtctgtggggGAGGTCTGATTAAAGATACCCACGCTTCACCTACTGGTAGGAACAACCACCCGTCTCCACCCGCTTCAGACCACATCTGATGGCGTTCCATGTCCACAATCTGTCCTTGGGATTTTTGGATATTCATTTCCCCTTCTACTCCACCATGCCGTTCTGCTATGTTTTGTGCCTTAACCCTTCCTCTGTGTCGTCgtgtgccccccctctctctgccccccaccacccttgGTTTTCTCTCACCTCGTCCGCCTCTCAGGGCTGTGCCCCCTGTCCCAGCGGCCACCATGTTCTGGAAGTTTGATCTGCACACCATCTCCCACATCGACCAGCTGCTGGACCGCGAGGACGTGACCCTGCGggagctgatggaggaggacGACGTCCTGCAGGAGTGCAAGGCCCAGAACCGacgcctgctcctcttcctctcccaggaccacTGCATGCAGGAGCTCGTCAACCTCATCACCACGGAACCCCCCGccgacctggaggagaggagccgtTTCAAGTGCGtgtgcgcggggggggggggcatgcttTGGCGATGGAATATGGGCGTTGTGATGATTAGAGTAGATCGACCTTTGACCTGACTGTAAAGGCTTCCGTCTCTTTATTTCCCCTCTTCCAGGTTCTCTAACATTGCTTGTGAGCTGCTGACATCAGATGTGTCCCTCATCAATGACAAGCTGGGGGGGGATGAGTCGCTCCTGGAGACACTATATCACTTCCTGGAACAGGACCCGCCCCTGAACCCTCTATTGGCCAGCTTCTTCAGCAAGACCATCGGCAATCTCATCGCCAGGAAAACCGAACAGGTAACAAGTTCATTGCTCGTGGGGACAGATAATCAGGACTCGGGTGCGGGTACACCTTTTCATTCATTGAAGCAAAGATCCTCACCAGGCGCGTGTCTCTCCCCAGGTGATCTCCTTCCTGAGGAAGAAGGATGGCTTCATCGGCCTGGTGTTGAAGCACATCGACGCCTCCGCCATGATGGACCTGCTGCTTCGGCTCATCAGCTGCGTGGAGCCCGCCCCCTTGAGGCAGGAGGTCCTCAATGTAAGCCTGCCCCAGATGCATCGTCCAGACTTAGAGACCGATTCAGATTTGCCATTGATTCGATGAAAGGATTTGAGCCCATTATGAGCATCTCGCGGCAGTGCTACTCATCCGTGACTTATTGTGTTTGCCAGTGGCTGAACGAGGAGAAGCTCATCCAGAGACTAACAGAGCTCATCCACACAGGCAAAGACGAGGAGGTAAGCGCCGTAGAACTCACCTGTTCAAATAGCAACACTGGACGTGGCAGGGCATTCTTTCGGGCCGTGTTGGTTGGCTGAGCGCCAAGGGGAATGCTGATTTGGTTGGCCTGTTCTTTCGCAGAGACAATCAAACGCATCCCAGACGCTTTGTGACATCATCCGCCTTAGTCGAGACCAGGCCAATCAGATGCAGGAAAACGTGGAGGCCGACCCCTTACTGACTGTGCTGGAGTCGTAAGTCGGCTTGGAACCCTACAGATGTGACTGAatatgggggagggggtgtgtctgtgttatagAATcagtcactctgtgtgtgtgtgtgtttcaggcaggAGAGCGTGGCAGGTCTTCTGAAGACCATgtttgagggggagaggagcgaggccTCCATCGTGAACGGAACTCAAGTGCTACTTACCTTactggagaccaggaggtctgggtgagtGGACACTGCTATGCCCCCTCTCATCAGacccccttcatccctcctgcaTATGCTAACACAGTCAtgttctcctctctgtgtcaggTTGGAAGGGCTGATGGATCTGTATTCTCAGGGATATGAAAGGTCTTACACTGTCAACAGCAGTATTTTACATGCCATTGAGCCCCATCTAAAGGACTTCCAGCAGCTTCTCCTGAATCCCCCCAAGGTAGGCCCCACCGGCCTCGTCGGACGACCAGACGGTGAACCTGCCTGACCCGTTCCCCCAGCCCacgctgtcctctctctccagtcactGCATCGTTTGCATCTcgtgtgtgtctcccccccccccgtgtagAAAAGTGCAATACTGACAACCGTCGGCGTTCTGGAGGAGCCGCTGGGGAACGCCCGCCTTCACGTGGCCCGCCTGGTGGCCGCCCTGCTGCAGACCAGCGCGCCCAGCATCTGCCAGGAGCTGTGCCAGCTCAGCACCATGGACCTGCTACTGGTACAGCTGGCCTATCAGGCCTCCGCTAGACTGTCTatgcgtgtctctctctctctctcgtgcgcgcgctctctctcgctgtccttctccatctctcaagCGCTCCCTactgctctgtctctccaggaTCTCTTCTTCAAATACTGCTGGAACAACTTCTTGCACTTCCAAGTGGAGCTGTGCGTGGCGTCCATCCTGAGCCACGCTGTCCCCGAGGAGCGGCTCAACCCGGGCCTCCAGAACCACGAGGAGAAGCCCTCGGCGGGCGCCGgcacccaggaggaggagggaggggagccggGCAAGAGCGCCGACCCGGagacccccctccaccacgCCCTGGTGGCACACGTAGGTGGCCCCTCCTCAGACCCACCctgtctcctcatctctctcatgtACCTGGCTCCTCCTGGGTCTCCCCTAACgagtcctcctgtctcccctcagcTCTTCCAGAAGTGTCGGCTGGTGATGAGGATCCTGGACGCCTGGGAGGAGAACGATAAGATCCAGTACGTGCTCCGTGCTCTGTGGGACCTGGTCCGCTTGGCTGGTCCCTGTGTGTCGTCCCCGGGCCCGGTCCCTCGAGAGATCTGTCCTCCTCATTCTGTCTGTGATCCACAGGGCGGAGGGAGGCACCAGGAGAGGCAACATGGGTCATCTGACCAGGATTGCTAACATGGTGGTACAGAACCTGGAGAAGGGACCGGTCCAGACCCAGATCAGTGACCTcatcaaaggtgtgtgtgtgtgtgtgtgttttcacgtgTAGCTGCTCCTCTGTCTGGTGTCCAGCCCTCCTGACTAGCATGTGGAAGTGACGTTGGTCTGTGTTGTTCCAGAGTTGCCAGAGGACTGCAGGGGACGATGGGAGAGCTTTGTGGATGAGACCCTGAGAGAGACCAACAGGAGAAACACAGTGGAGTTGGTGAGGACCACACCTGGGTTCCTCTAAAAGGCACTTTTACAccatctgtacacacacacacacacagtcactccctCTGACAGTCCTGtcccctgtgttccaggtgagcACCCATAACCTTCATTCCTCCAGCGAGGATGACGACATGGAGAGTCCTTTCCCCAACGACCTGTCACTCCAGCAGGTAGGAGGGAGCCACGGCCGCCATGGCAACCAGGCCTGTTCTATCTATGCCTGTCGGGAGAAATCCGTCACACCACGCTTGATTTGAAAGAACTGTGCCAAACGGTGCACATGTCCTGTGATGTGTTTTTCAGGCGTTCTCAGACTATCAGATCCAGCAGATGACTGCCAACTTCGTAGATCAGTTTGGGTTCAATGATGAGGAATTCAGTGAGCATGACGAAAACATTAAgtgagttcccccccccccctctcctcttccactcaGTTTCTCCAAAACACAAACGGTGCACAGTGAATATTTCTAGTGTGCCAAAAAGCTTGGTAGGATTTTATAATAACATTCGatatctctcctcccagctccacGTTTGACCGGAATGCCGAAATCAACTTCAATCTAGATGCTGATGATAATAGTGTAAGTTGTTGTGAATTTGGCCGCGGATCAGCCTTCTGCCAGCCTTCTACCGCgcccctgatgtgtgtgtgtgtgtgtgtgtgttggttgcagGCCAACGCGGCTGCCTTCGAGGCCTGCTGTAAAGAGAGGATACGGCAGTTTGACgatgctgaggaggaggaggatatctGGGATGACAAGGAGATCAACTATGCAGCTCAAGTCAAATCCAGAACAAGGTGTGGTTtctatacatttttatttgtattatcaTTTTTGATCTTGAATATTCTAACACATGATTCTAATTGTAGCACCCTTTTACCCTCTtgcccccccttttctctccctctcccgttcCCTTCTTCCTTCCACCCCGGTCCCGTCGTCTCTCCCTGTGCGGGGGGGTCAGGTTTGGGGGGTCCCAGACCTCGGAGCGCAGCTCCAGGGGCAGCCTGGAGAACGGGGGCCGGGAGCGGGACCGCGGGTCGGGCTCCGACGAGGACGAGGACTCCCGACAGAGCCCCCCGGAGGCACGCGGCGCGGAGGACGGCAAGGACGCCCAGAGTACGGCCCCCGACTCGCGTAAACGACCCCCTCCAGTCTCTCACGCGCTTCTGTAgccatcctccacccctccccccccccccacaggcacCGCCCTAACCCCTGTCTCTCGTTTGGCCCCTAGGTCCAGGCTGGACGGCCAGTTTCGGGGAGTCAGGGGGGGATCCGTCCTCCCCGGCCCCCGTGGGGTGGGACTCCccaggtgggggtggtggagacACGCAGGAGACGGGCTGGGCCAACTTCACCGAGTTCCAGCCTTTCAGCAGGTGggtgccctcctccctccctcccctccccacgtcAGCTGCTGCGTAGGGAACACCGTGGCTCGCTCTTATCTGGTGCCGCTAACGCCGTCTCGTCCTGTGTCCCGGCAGCTCAGAGATGGGCCGTAGGTGCAGCTCTCCCACGGACAAGGGCAGCAGCGACGCCGACAAACAAGCCAAGCACAGCCCCAACAAGAGCCCCAAGCACAGCCCCAACAAGAGCCCCAAGCACAGCCCCAACAAGAGCCCCAAGCACAGCCCCAACAAGAGCGGTGAGTGAGAGGGGAACCTGTGTGCGTCCGGATCGCCACATTCACAGCTCCCACGGTCTCACGAAAGATCGGCGAAGTTCCCTCTCCCGGCATTAGAcaagctaagtgtgtgtgtgtgtgtgtgtgtgtggcagcggcAAACCCTTCTTCCGGTGACTGGCCGGTGGACCAGGGGAAGAAGGCGCCCCTGGTGGGCTCAGACGGCAGCTCCTCTGGGGGCTCAGACAGCGAGGAGGATGACAAGGCAGCCGCCGCAGCCGCCGCCGCATCCCAGAGCGCCAGCCCCGGCGCCAAGAAGAGAGCCGACCTCAAAAGGTTCGCAGCCGTGAAGAAGCTTCCTTCCATACACCCACTCCACAAAGGGGCCTCGTCCCTGCGCCTGGTGGTTCCTACAGACAGCCGTTTCCATGCTGATCTGTAGGTTAGGATTGACAGGCGCACATTACCCCCTCTGTGATTCTATGCATGGGAGCTGCCGTTCCCCAGCAGCCTCCATAGCCCGGTCGCAGAGACATTTCATGCCTATTTAGCTCGTTAACGCGGTAACCTGTATTTCACTGCTGTTGCACAATGAGAGTTTACACACCAGTAAGCTGTGTGCCTCTTGGTCCTGACTGGGGGGGAAAATGGCCTCTGTAGTGCCTCTCAGCACTGTATAACAGCCCACACTGTCCACCCTCAGTGGGAAAAGATAGTGGCCCATGTCAATAGGCATCTATATATGGGATTGTAGTCACCACATTGAAGTAATTATAGACTGGACGGGGAGTTCTGGACTCAAGagtttgtgtttttgtcaaGAGCTCCCCATGAACTGCCAGTGAAGCTTCTGGAAGGAAACAtaacagctctgtgtgtgtctctctctctcccctccaccctctcccctcagtGAGGAGATCTCAGTGTCTCTGGagaagctctccctcacagcctcgcccccagcctcccccccagtgGCCCCGGAGCAGAGTCCAGCAGCAGGCGCGCCCCCCAGCCCCGCCACACAGACTGATAGGAAGTAGGTACCTGGGACTGTGGAAATAGTCCGATTCAGACCCCCTTTACTTCTCCTTTtacttttctcctttttctgCCATGGAACGTGTTAACGTGTTAAAGAACCTTCTCTGTGTAGACGTTGCAGATGAATAGATATCCCAGCTGGTCCATTGATTGTGGAAAGCCCGTTAGCTGGCCTATAGAGGCCGGGCCAAGGATCAGAACAATGGGAGCGCTCGGTGCCAGCTCTGCGCTGCCTGGAGAAATATTTACTGTGACTTATTTTTAGTCGGCCAGGAAAAGGGGAGAACGGCTCGGCTGTGCGGGGCTCTCCAAATGTCTGGATGGCCCCTCGCGCTGCACCTTTGTCCTTCAGTGTGCCATTACTGCCATTGTGTCCCTCGTGCCCCTTCAACCCAGCTCTCTCTCAAGAAATGTCACTGAatctctccgcccccccccaccccccccccccctctctctccctccagaggTGACACGCCACAGCCCCCCGAGGTGTCAGTGAATGGGCCCGTCTGAGGCAAGTGAGAGACACAGGCCCAGCCTGGATGGATGCCACAGACTCTGTGCCACTTCCAGtgacccctaccccctcccttctccctctccccctccccccaataaCCTCACTGCAACCTATGGTGTTTTACTGAATCACTCTGCCATGTTATTGGACCTGGACACTGCCAATCAACACCAATAATGAGGAGGCGGGACATGTATGAACCAACCAACAGACAGAACAGTGTAGAGGGATATTCTTCAAGCCTTTTCTGATGTTGCACATA
The Osmerus eperlanus chromosome 17, fOsmEpe2.1, whole genome shotgun sequence DNA segment above includes these coding regions:
- the ppp6r2a gene encoding serine/threonine-protein phosphatase 6 regulatory subunit 2a isoform X2, encoding MFWKFDLHTISHIDQLLDREDVTLRELMEEDDVLQECKAQNRRLLLFLSQDHCMQELVNLITTEPPADLEERSRFKFSNIACELLTSDVSLINDKLGGDESLLETLYHFLEQDPPLNPLLASFFSKTIGNLIARKTEQVISFLRKKDGFIGLVLKHIDASAMMDLLLRLISCVEPAPLRQEVLNWLNEEKLIQRLTELIHTGKDEERQSNASQTLCDIIRLSRDQANQMQENVEADPLLTVLESQESVAGLLKTMFEGERSEASIVNGTQVLLTLLETRRSGLEGLMDLYSQGYERSYTVNSSILHAIEPHLKDFQQLLLNPPKKSAILTTVGVLEEPLGNARLHVARLVAALLQTSAPSICQELCQLSTMDLLLDLFFKYCWNNFLHFQVELCVASILSHAVPEERLNPGLQNHEEKPSAGAGTQEEEGGEPGKSADPETPLHHALVAHLFQKCRLVMRILDAWEENDKIQAEGGTRRGNMGHLTRIANMVVQNLEKGPVQTQISDLIKELPEDCRGRWESFVDETLRETNRRNTVELVSTHNLHSSSEDDDMESPFPNDLSLQQAFSDYQIQQMTANFVDQFGFNDEEFSEHDENINSTFDRNAEINFNLDADDNSANAAAFEACCKERIRQFDDAEEEEDIWDDKEINYAAQVKSRTRFGGSQTSERSSRGSLENGGRERDRGSGSDEDEDSRQSPPEARGAEDGKDAQSPGWTASFGESGGDPSSPAPVGWDSPGGGGGDTQETGWANFTEFQPFSSSEMGRRCSSPTDKGSSDADKQAKHSPNKSPKHSPNKSPKHSPNKSPKHSPNKSAANPSSGDWPVDQGKKAPLVGSDGSSSGGSDSEEDDKAAAAAAAASQSASPGAKKRADLKSEEISVSLEKLSLTASPPASPPVAPEQSPAAGAPPSPATQTDRKGDTPQPPEVSVNGPV